The uncultured Flavobacterium sp. DNA window ACACAAGTAGAATTAGATAATACTTTAGCTGAATCTAATAAATTGTCCAAAGATATAGGCGAATTAATGAAAGTGGGAGAGAAATCTAAAGCCGCAATCTTAAAAGAAAAAACCGTTTCATTAAAAGAAAAAAGTAAAGAATTAGGCGAAAAAGCAGAAGCTTTGGCTGTCGAATTAACCAATAAATTATACACGTTACCAAATCTTCCGGCTGATATTGTTCCTGAAGGAAAAACTCCGGACGATAACGTGAATGTTTTCGAGGAAGGAGAAATTCCTGTTTTGCATGAAGGCGCACAGCCTCACTGGGAATTGGTAAAGAAATACGATATCATTGATTTTGAATTGGGTGTAAAAATTACTGGTGCAGGATTTCCGGTTTATAAAGGAAAAGGTGCTCGTTTGCAACGTGCCCTAATCAATTATTTCTTAGATAAAAATACCGCTGCAGGATATAATGAAGTGCAAGTTCCGCATTTGGTAAACGAAGCTTCAGGTTATGGAACAGGACAATTGCCGGATAAAGAAGGACAAATGTATCACTCAACAATTGATGATTTATATTTGATTCCAACGGCTGAAGTTCCAGTTACCAATTTATTCCGCGATGTTATTTTAAATGAAAGCGAATTACCGGTTTTACATACGGCATATACGCCATGTTTCCGTCGTGAAGCAGGTTCTTACGGAGCACACGTTCGTGGATTAAACCGTTTGCACCAATTTGATAAAGTAGAAATCGTACGTGTTGAACATCCTGATAAGTCTTATGAAGCACTTGACGGAATGGTAGAACACGTAAAAGACATTTTGAAAGAATTAAAATTGCCATATAGAGTTTTACGTTTATGTGGAGGTGATATGGGATTCACATCGGCTTTGACTTATGATTTTGAAGTGTTTTCTACAGCGCAGGATCGTTGGTTAGAGATCAGTTCAGTTTCTAACTTCGAAACTTTTCAGGCAAATCGCTTGAAATTACGTTTCAAAGACAAAGACGGGAAAAACCAATTGGCTCATACTTTGAACGGAAGTTCATTAGCATTGCCAAGAGTTTTGGCTGGAATTTTAGAAAATTACCAAACTCCGGAAGGAATCGTAATTCCAGAAGTTTTACGCCCTTACTGTGGATTTGATATTATAAATTAATTTAGGTTTTCAGTTTACAGTCTCAGTTTACAGTTTTACACTGTGCTGAGACTGAAAACCGAGACTGCGACTGAAAACTGTGACTATGAAGAATGGAGTACTAAATTGGAATGTAGATCCGGTTATTGTGATGATAACTGATAGTTTTCCATTAAAATATTATGGAGCTCTTTTTGCTTGCGGACTTTTACTTGGTTATTATATTGTACGAGGCATTTATAAAAAAGAAAATCTTTCGTTAGACAATCTCGATAGTTTATTGGTTTATGTAATTGTTGGGACCATTTTAGGTGCCAGATTAGGGCATTGTTTCTTTTATGAACCGTCTTATTTCTTAAAACATCCAATAGAAATTCTTTTACCAATTCAAAAAGTAGCAGGAGTTTATAAATTTGTTGGATACCAAGGTTTAGCAAGTCACGGAGGTTCGATAGGAGTTTTGATAGCGATGGTTTTATATTGTCGAAAATATAAAGTTAAGTTCTTGTGGCTTTTAGATAAAATGGCAATTGGAGTTCCCGTTACCGGAGCTTTCATCAGGTTTGGGAATTTTATGAATTCTGAAATCTACGGAAAACCAACAAACGGAAATTGGGGAGTTGTTTTTCAAAGAGACGATATGATTCCAAGACATCCAACGCAATTGTATGAAGCATTTGCTTATTTATTGATTTTTGTAATTTTATTTTGGATGTATAATTCAGAAAAAATTAAAAAAGCCGACGGATTAATTTTTGGATATTTCCTGACATTACTGTTTTTAGCCCGATTTATAATTGAATTTTTCAAAGAAAACCAAGAAGCATTTGAAAACACTATGCCAATAAATATGGGTCAAATATTGAGCATTCCGTTTATTTTAATTGGTCTGGCTTTGATTATTTGGAAATCGAAAGAATATAAGTTAGCTTAGAGGTAGTATTCAGTTTTCAGTCGCAGTTTACAGTTTGGATTGCGCTGAAAAAACAAGTTTACAGTCACAGTCACAGTTTACAGTTTGGATTGCGCTGAAAAGTAAGTTTACTGTCGCAGTTTACATTTAAATTGTACTGAATACTGAACACTGAGACTGCGACCGAAAACTGCGACTGAGCACTGAGACTGAATACTGAGACTGCGACTGAACACTACAACTATAAAAAACTGAAATATGAAAAACATCTTTATCTATATCGTTTTGTTGTGGTCTACTTTTGCATTAGCACAAAATGAGCAACTGGCTCAATATTACTACGACAAAGGTGATTTTGAAAAAGCTAAAATCAGTTACGAAGAGCTTTTAAACAGTTCGCCATCCAATACACAGTATTTTTTAAGAACTATTGACTGTTATCAGCAATTGCAGCAATATCCTCTGGCCGAAAAAACAATTCAGGAGCGATACAACAGATATAAACAAGGTTTTTTTTTAGTAGAATTGGGATATAACTTTCAATTGCAGAAAAACGAAACCAAAGCCAAAAATTACTACGAACAGGCTATTGAAAGAATCAAAACGAGTCCGAATGATGTTTACGGAATTGGGAATTCTTTTGAGAAAAAAGTATTGTTAGAATATGCTTTAAAAGCGTATCAAACAGCAATGCAGGTACAGCCGAATTACAATTTTAATTTTCAAATTGGATTGTTATATGGACAGTTAGGAAAGACGGATCAGATGATTGATCTTTTATTGACAGAGTCATACAATAATCCACAAAATGCCAATTTAATTCAGACGCAATTAGCTCGTTTTATGAGTGGTGAAACAGATAATACCGCTTTTAAAGATGCAATGCGTAAAGCTTTAATTCTGAGAACTCAAAAAGATCAGGATGTGTTTTGGAATCATTATCTGAGTTGGTTTTATGTACAGCAAAAAGAATTTGGGAAAGCTTTTATTCAGGAAAAAGCCATTTATAAACGCGAACCGGAATCGCTTTCGAGTATTGTAAATTTAAGTCAGTTTGCAATGAACGAAGATGATACGGATACTGCTGAGGAAATCCTGAATTTTATACTTCAAAACACTAAAGATTTAGATTTGTTGGTGCAGACCAATTCATATTTAATGCAAATTAAAATCGATAAAGCTCAGGAAAAAGACTATCCAATTATCAATACTGAGCTACAACAATTGCTCACAACCTATGAAATAACTCCTTTTACCTTATCTTTGCAAATAATTCAGGCGCATTTCCTGGCTTTCAATCTAAAAAAGACGGAAGAAGGCAAGGCAATTATTAAAAAAGCGCTGGAATTAAATTTGAATGATTATCAGGAAGCAGATGCAAAAATGGAGTTGGCAGACATCTTGCTTTTAGAAGAAAAATTCAATCAGGCGTTAATTTATTATTCGCAAATTCAGTTGGATTTAAAGAATGATGTAATGGCACATGAAGCAAGTTTAAAAGCAGCAAAAACGAGCTATTATAAAGGCGATTTTGAGTGGGCTTTAAAACAATTTAAAGAGTTGAAAGCAGCGAATACACAATTGATTGCTAATGATGCTCTTGAGTATTTTTTATTGATTAATGATAATACTGTTGCAGATTCGACACAA harbors:
- the serS gene encoding serine--tRNA ligase gives rise to the protein MLQIAFIRENQEKVIKALAKRNIDAKSVVEEVVQLDENRRATQVELDNTLAESNKLSKDIGELMKVGEKSKAAILKEKTVSLKEKSKELGEKAEALAVELTNKLYTLPNLPADIVPEGKTPDDNVNVFEEGEIPVLHEGAQPHWELVKKYDIIDFELGVKITGAGFPVYKGKGARLQRALINYFLDKNTAAGYNEVQVPHLVNEASGYGTGQLPDKEGQMYHSTIDDLYLIPTAEVPVTNLFRDVILNESELPVLHTAYTPCFRREAGSYGAHVRGLNRLHQFDKVEIVRVEHPDKSYEALDGMVEHVKDILKELKLPYRVLRLCGGDMGFTSALTYDFEVFSTAQDRWLEISSVSNFETFQANRLKLRFKDKDGKNQLAHTLNGSSLALPRVLAGILENYQTPEGIVIPEVLRPYCGFDIIN
- the lgt gene encoding prolipoprotein diacylglyceryl transferase; the encoded protein is MKNGVLNWNVDPVIVMITDSFPLKYYGALFACGLLLGYYIVRGIYKKENLSLDNLDSLLVYVIVGTILGARLGHCFFYEPSYFLKHPIEILLPIQKVAGVYKFVGYQGLASHGGSIGVLIAMVLYCRKYKVKFLWLLDKMAIGVPVTGAFIRFGNFMNSEIYGKPTNGNWGVVFQRDDMIPRHPTQLYEAFAYLLIFVILFWMYNSEKIKKADGLIFGYFLTLLFLARFIIEFFKENQEAFENTMPINMGQILSIPFILIGLALIIWKSKEYKLA
- a CDS encoding tetratricopeptide repeat protein; the protein is MKNIFIYIVLLWSTFALAQNEQLAQYYYDKGDFEKAKISYEELLNSSPSNTQYFLRTIDCYQQLQQYPLAEKTIQERYNRYKQGFFLVELGYNFQLQKNETKAKNYYEQAIERIKTSPNDVYGIGNSFEKKVLLEYALKAYQTAMQVQPNYNFNFQIGLLYGQLGKTDQMIDLLLTESYNNPQNANLIQTQLARFMSGETDNTAFKDAMRKALILRTQKDQDVFWNHYLSWFYVQQKEFGKAFIQEKAIYKREPESLSSIVNLSQFAMNEDDTDTAEEILNFILQNTKDLDLLVQTNSYLMQIKIDKAQEKDYPIINTELQQLLTTYEITPFTLSLQIIQAHFLAFNLKKTEEGKAIIKKALELNLNDYQEADAKMELADILLLEEKFNQALIYYSQIQLDLKNDVMAHEASLKAAKTSYYKGDFEWALKQFKELKAANTQLIANDALEYFLLINDNTVADSTQTALKQFAKGDFLMYQNKKPEAIAQFQSILKNFKGQEIEAVTLLRLGKVYESLKDYNSALSQYQQIIDNHSDGIYADEALFFSAEIYNDELHDTEKAKPLYEKVIFNHPDSIYFVDARKKYRQLRGDKNL